One part of the Aricia agestis chromosome Z, ilAriAges1.1, whole genome shotgun sequence genome encodes these proteins:
- the LOC121738934 gene encoding frizzled-2: MWALVVLAAVGAVAGALQPRCEEITIPMCRGIGYNLTSYPNVIDHDTQEEAGLEVHQYWPLVEIKCSPDLKFFLCSVYTPICIEDYAKPLPACRSVCERARAGCAPLMQKYGFQWPERMACERLPRVGDPDQLCMEETDRPEPEPPRPPPRRPPPRPCKDPKNCETGPAAAAEDECACACRAPLVPVRAPNASVAGLPDCALPCRGPFFTAEEKEFAAVWVALWAGLCAASTLATLTTFLIDSQRFKYPERPIVYLSACYFMVALGYLARLAVGHEAVACDGTLLRTSADGPSACTLVFVLVYFFGMASSIWWVVLSFAWFLAAGLKWGNEAIAGHAQYYHLAAWLVPAAKTVAVLLAGAVDGDPVAGICSVGNSSPENLRKFVLAPLVVYFALGATFLMAGFVSLFRIRSVIKRQGGVGAGSKADKLEKLMIRIGVFSVLYALPAGVVIGCLAYEASGRERWLRRVACGAACGPRPLYSALMLKYFMALAVGITSGVWIWSGKTLESWRRVWRGPRAPPPAHRALVKGAV; this comes from the exons ATGTGGGCCCTGGTGGTGCTGGCGGCGGTGGGGGCGGTGGCGGGGGCGCTGCAGCCGCGCTGCGAGGAGATCACCATACCCATGTGCCGCGGCATCGGCTACAACCTCACCTCATACCCCAACGTCATCGACCACGACACGCAGGAGGAGGCAGGACTTGAG GTGCACCAGTACTGGCCGCTGGTCGAGATCAAGTGCTCGCCGGACCTGAAGTTCTTCCTGTGCTCGGTGTACACGCCCATCTGCATCGAGGACTACGCCAAGCCGCTGCCCGCGTGCCGCAGCGTGTGCGAGCGCGCGCGCGCCGGCTGCGCCCCGCTCATGCAGAAGTACGGGTTCCAGTGGCCGGAGCGCATGGCGTGCGAGCGACTGCCACGCGTCGGCGACCCCGACCAGCTATGCATGGAGGAGACCGACCGGCCGGAGCCCGAGCCGCCGCGCCCAcccccgcgccgccccccgccccgcccctGCAAGGACCCAAAAAACTGCGAGACCGGCCCCGCTGCCGCCGCCGAGGACGAGTGCGCGTGCGCGTGCCGGGCGCCGCTGGTGCCCGTGCGCGCGCCCAACGCCAGCGTGGCCGGCCTACCCGACTGCGCGCTGCCATGCCGCGGCCCCTTCTTCACGGCCGAGGAGAAGGAGTTCGCGGCGGTGTGGGTGGCGCTGTGGGCCGGCCTGTGCGCCGCCAGCACGCTCGCCACGCTCACCACCTTCCTCATCGACTCGCAGCGGTTCAAGTACCCCGAGCGGCCGATCGTGTACCTGTCGGCGTGCTACTTCATGGTGGCGCTGGGCTACCTGGCGCGGCTGGCGGTCGGCCACGAGGCGGTCGCGTGCGACGGCACGCTGCTGCGCACGTCGGCCGACGGCCCTAGCGCCTGCACGCTCGTCTTCGTGCTCGTCTACTTCTTCGGCATGGCGTCGTCCATCTGGTGGGTGGTGCTGTCGTTCGCGTGGTTCCTGGCGGCCGGCCTCAAGTGGGGCAACGAGGCGATCGCCGGCCACGCGCAGTACTACCACCTGGCCGCGTGGCTCGTGCCCGCCGCCAAGACGGTGGCCGTGCTGCTCGCCGGCGCCGTCGACGGCGACCCGGTGGCCGGCATCTGCTCCGTCGGCAACTCCTCCCCCGAGAACCTGCGCAAGTTCGTGCTCGCGCCGCTCGTCGTGTACTTCGCGCTCGGCGCCACGTTCCTGATGGCCGGCTTCGTGTCGCTGTTCCGCATCCGCTCTGTCATCAAGCGGCAGGGCGGCGTCGGCGCCGGCTCCAAGGCGGACAAGCTCGAGAAGCTGATGATCCGCATCGGCGTGTTCAGCGTGTTGTACGCGCTGCCGGCGGGCGTGGTGATCGGCTGCCTGGCGTACGAGGCGAGCGGGCGCGAGCGCTGGCTGCGGCGCGTGGCGTGCGGCGCGGCGTGCGGCCCGCGCCCGCTCTACTCGGCGCTCATGCTCAAATACTTCATGGCGCTGGCGGTGGGCATCACGTCGGGCGTTTGGATCTGGTCGGGCAAGACGCTGGAGTCGTGGCGGCGCGTATGGCGCGGCCCGCGCGCGCCCCCGCCCGCGCACCGTGCGCTCGTCAAGGGGGCGGTGTGA